From Helicobacteraceae bacterium, the proteins below share one genomic window:
- a CDS encoding DUF2603 domain-containing protein has protein sequence MKEPTLAKAVQKQIDEIAQSLDLAQGGRTVLRLRDTDDPNKKTLELISGEWSPNKPWFIVDESGKIHALTNIESFLRFMQSLHGVSSENFSLKLEKAIWRNLPVDFGDVWAVAIGELEGRLAKNRDSRILEVDIERLIERIRKEHPNLFYHIKEDILERPNGE, from the coding sequence ATGAAGGAGCCGACGCTCGCTAAGGCGGTGCAAAAGCAGATTGACGAGATCGCGCAGTCGCTCGATCTCGCGCAAGGCGGCAGAACGGTTCTTAGGCTTAGGGACACCGACGATCCGAACAAAAAAACGCTCGAACTTATAAGCGGCGAATGGAGTCCGAATAAACCGTGGTTTATTGTTGACGAGAGCGGAAAGATACACGCGCTTACAAATATAGAGTCGTTTTTGCGGTTTATGCAATCGCTGCACGGCGTCTCCAGCGAAAACTTTAGCCTAAAGCTGGAAAAGGCGATATGGCGCAATCTACCCGTAGATTTTGGCGACGTATGGGCGGTGGCTATCGGCGAGCTTGAGGGCAGACTCGCGAAAAATCGCGATTCGCGCATTTTGGAAGTGGATATTGAACGGCTTATAGAACGAATTCGCAAAGAACATCCTAATTTATTTTATCACATCAAAGAGGATATATTGGAACGTCCAAACGGCGAGTAA
- a CDS encoding NAD-dependent epimerase, whose translation MKILVTGTAGFIGFHAALRLLDRGDTVIGLDNINDYYDPRLKYGRLAVSGIEQSAIEYGRLAQSKKYENYRFIKLDLTDKDGIDKLFAREKFDRVCHLAAQAGVRYSLTNPQAYVSANIEGTLNILESCRFNPIEHLAYASSSSVYGLNKAMPFNASSPADHQISLYAASKKSCEAMAHVYSHLFGVKATGLRFFTVYGPWGRPDMALFIFVKSILEDKPIDVFNNGDMKRDFTYIDDIVEGVVRVIDTPAAIDPSFDPINPDCATSCAPHRIYNIGRGSPASLIDFIEAIENALGKKAIKNYMPMQAGDVPATFADTTALERDLDYKPSVLIQSGVDRFVKWYREFYEV comes from the coding sequence ATGAAAATTTTAGTTACGGGAACGGCGGGTTTTATAGGTTTTCACGCGGCTTTACGCCTGCTTGATCGAGGCGATACGGTTATCGGACTTGACAATATCAACGACTATTACGATCCGCGCCTCAAATACGGACGTTTAGCCGTTAGCGGCATAGAGCAAAGCGCGATCGAATACGGCAGACTCGCGCAAAGTAAAAAATATGAAAATTACCGCTTTATTAAACTCGATCTAACCGACAAAGACGGGATCGACAAACTTTTCGCGAGAGAGAAATTTGATCGCGTCTGTCATTTGGCGGCGCAAGCCGGCGTGCGCTATAGCCTGACAAACCCGCAAGCCTACGTTTCCGCGAACATTGAAGGAACGCTAAATATATTGGAATCTTGCCGTTTTAATCCGATCGAGCATCTAGCTTACGCCTCTAGCAGTTCGGTTTACGGACTAAACAAGGCTATGCCGTTTAACGCCTCTAGCCCCGCCGATCACCAAATCAGTCTTTACGCCGCCAGCAAAAAAAGTTGCGAGGCGATGGCGCACGTCTATTCTCATCTTTTTGGCGTTAAAGCGACGGGGCTACGGTTTTTCACGGTTTACGGACCGTGGGGGCGACCGGATATGGCGCTGTTTATTTTTGTTAAGTCGATTTTGGAAGACAAGCCGATCGACGTTTTTAATAACGGCGATATGAAACGCGATTTTACCTATATCGACGATATTGTAGAGGGGGTTGTTCGCGTGATCGATACGCCAGCCGCGATCGATCCGAGTTTTGATCCTATCAATCCGGACTGCGCAACCTCTTGCGCTCCTCACAGAATCTACAACATAGGGCGCGGATCGCCCGCCTCTTTAATCGATTTTATAGAAGCGATTGAAAACGCGCTCGGCAAAAAGGCGATCAAAAATTATATGCCTATGCAAGCCGGCGACGTTCCCGCGACCTTTGCGGATACGACCGCTCTGGAACGCGACCTAGATTATAAACCGAGCGTTTTGATACAAAGCGGCGTCGATCGCTTTGTCAAATGGTATCGAGAGTTTTACGAGGTTTGA